In one window of Gouania willdenowi chromosome 8, fGouWil2.1, whole genome shotgun sequence DNA:
- the fbxl20 gene encoding F-box/LRR-repeat protein 20 isoform X1 — translation MGKEVNGVSRSRFEMFTNSDEAVINKKLPKELLLRIFSFLDVVTLCRCAQVSRSWNVLALDGSNWQRIDLFDFQRDIEGRVVENISKRCGGFLRKLSLRGCLGVGDSALRTFSQNCRNIELLSLNGCTKITDSTCNSLSKFCPKLKHLDLASCTSITNLSLKALSEGCPLLEQLNISWCDQVTKDGIQALVRSCPGLKGLFLKGCTQLEDEALKHIGAHCPELVTLNLQTCSQITDEGLITICRGCHRLQSLCVSGCANITDAILHALGQNCPRLRILEIARCSQLTDVGFTTLARNCHELEKMDLEECVQITDGTLIQLSIYCPCLQVLVSVCLCLLNILHFCGIFTQCAAACFSSRLCSDLLPLALQSLSHCELITDDGIRHLGSGPCAHDRLEVIELDNCPLITDASLEHLKNCHSLDRIELYDCQQITRAGIKRLRTHLPNIKVHAYFAPVTPPPSVGGSRQRFCRCCVLL, via the exons AATCTTTTCCTTTCTGGATGTGGTGACACTCTGTCGCTGTGCCCAGGTCTCCCGG TCTTGGAATGTTTTGGCTTTGGACGGCAGCAACTGGCAACGAATCGACCTCTTTGACTTCCAGCGAGACATCGAG GGTAGGGTGGTGGAGAATATTTCAAAGCGATGTGGAGGGTTCCTTCGAAAACTGAGCCTGCGAGGCTGCCTGGGCGTAGGTGACAGTGCTCTCAG GACGTTCTCACAGAATTGTAGAAACATTGAGCTGTTAAGTCTAAACGGCTGCACCAAGATTACTGACAG CACGTGTAACAGCCTCAGTAAATTCTGTCCAAAGCTGAAGCACCTCGATCTCGCCTCCTGCACCTCCATCACCAACCTGTCGCTCAAAGCTCTCAG TGAGGGATGCCCTTTGCTGGAGCAGCTGAACATTTCCTGGTGTGATCAGGTGACTAAGGATGGCATCCAGGCCCTGGTGCGCTCCTGCCCTGGCCTCAAAGGCCTGTTCCTCAAGGGCTGCACACAG TTAGAAGACGAGGCCCTGAAACACATCGGGGCTCACTGTCCAGAACTGGTCACGCTCAACCTGCAGACGTGTTCA CAAATCACAGATGAGGGACTCATCACTATTTGCCGGGGCTGTCACCGATTgcaatctctgtgtgtgtctggttGTGCCAACATCACAGACGCCATCTTGCACGCCCTGGGACAGAACTGCCCTCGCCTCAG AATATTAGAAATTGCACGCTGCTCTCAGCTCACAGATGTTGGCTTTACTACATTAGCAAGG AATTGTCACGAGCTCGAGAAGATGGATTTAGAAGAATGTGTTCAG ATCACAGATGGAACGCTCATCCAGCTGTCTATCTACTGCCCTTGCTTGCAAGTCctggtgagtgtgtgtttgtgcctcCTCAACATATTGCATTTCTGTGGCATTTTCACACAGTGTGCAGCAGCTTGTTTTAGCAGTCGACTGTGTAGTGATCTCCTGCCCCTGGCCCTACAGAGTCTGTCTCACTGCGAGCTAATCACAGATGATGGCATAAGACATCTCGGCAGTGGACCCTGCGCACACGACCGCCTGGAGGTGATCGAGCTGGACAACTGCCCCCTGATCACAGACGCCTCTCTGGAGCACCTGAAGAACTGCCACAGTCTAGATCGCATCGAGCTGTACGACTGCCAGCAGATCACCCGCGCAGGCATCAAGAGACTAAGG ACCCATCTGCCTAACATCAAAGTGCACGCATACTTCGCTCCAGTCACTCCACCGCCCTCGGTTGGGGGCAGCCGTCAGAGGTTTTGCCGCTGCTGTGTTCTATTATGA
- the fbxl20 gene encoding F-box/LRR-repeat protein 20 isoform X2, with translation MGKEVNGVSRSRFEMFTNSDEAVINKKLPKELLLRIFSFLDVVTLCRCAQVSRSWNVLALDGSNWQRIDLFDFQRDIEGRVVENISKRCGGFLRKLSLRGCLGVGDSALRTFSQNCRNIELLSLNGCTKITDSTCNSLSKFCPKLKHLDLASCTSITNLSLKALSEGCPLLEQLNISWCDQVTKDGIQALVRSCPGLKGLFLKGCTQLEDEALKHIGAHCPELVTLNLQTCSQITDEGLITICRGCHRLQSLCVSGCANITDAILHALGQNCPRLRILEIARCSQLTDVGFTTLARNCHELEKMDLEECVQITDGTLIQLSIYCPCLQVLSLSHCELITDDGIRHLGSGPCAHDRLEVIELDNCPLITDASLEHLKNCHSLDRIELYDCQQITRAGIKRLRTHLPNIKVHAYFAPVTPPPSVGGSRQRFCRCCVLL, from the exons AATCTTTTCCTTTCTGGATGTGGTGACACTCTGTCGCTGTGCCCAGGTCTCCCGG TCTTGGAATGTTTTGGCTTTGGACGGCAGCAACTGGCAACGAATCGACCTCTTTGACTTCCAGCGAGACATCGAG GGTAGGGTGGTGGAGAATATTTCAAAGCGATGTGGAGGGTTCCTTCGAAAACTGAGCCTGCGAGGCTGCCTGGGCGTAGGTGACAGTGCTCTCAG GACGTTCTCACAGAATTGTAGAAACATTGAGCTGTTAAGTCTAAACGGCTGCACCAAGATTACTGACAG CACGTGTAACAGCCTCAGTAAATTCTGTCCAAAGCTGAAGCACCTCGATCTCGCCTCCTGCACCTCCATCACCAACCTGTCGCTCAAAGCTCTCAG TGAGGGATGCCCTTTGCTGGAGCAGCTGAACATTTCCTGGTGTGATCAGGTGACTAAGGATGGCATCCAGGCCCTGGTGCGCTCCTGCCCTGGCCTCAAAGGCCTGTTCCTCAAGGGCTGCACACAG TTAGAAGACGAGGCCCTGAAACACATCGGGGCTCACTGTCCAGAACTGGTCACGCTCAACCTGCAGACGTGTTCA CAAATCACAGATGAGGGACTCATCACTATTTGCCGGGGCTGTCACCGATTgcaatctctgtgtgtgtctggttGTGCCAACATCACAGACGCCATCTTGCACGCCCTGGGACAGAACTGCCCTCGCCTCAG AATATTAGAAATTGCACGCTGCTCTCAGCTCACAGATGTTGGCTTTACTACATTAGCAAGG AATTGTCACGAGCTCGAGAAGATGGATTTAGAAGAATGTGTTCAG ATCACAGATGGAACGCTCATCCAGCTGTCTATCTACTGCCCTTGCTTGCAAGTCctg AGTCTGTCTCACTGCGAGCTAATCACAGATGATGGCATAAGACATCTCGGCAGTGGACCCTGCGCACACGACCGCCTGGAGGTGATCGAGCTGGACAACTGCCCCCTGATCACAGACGCCTCTCTGGAGCACCTGAAGAACTGCCACAGTCTAGATCGCATCGAGCTGTACGACTGCCAGCAGATCACCCGCGCAGGCATCAAGAGACTAAGG ACCCATCTGCCTAACATCAAAGTGCACGCATACTTCGCTCCAGTCACTCCACCGCCCTCGGTTGGGGGCAGCCGTCAGAGGTTTTGCCGCTGCTGTGTTCTATTATGA